A genomic region of Leptolyngbya sp. NIES-2104 contains the following coding sequences:
- a CDS encoding DUF2442 domain-containing protein, whose protein sequence is MTSLTIEILEVPKIQNVTITEDTLAADLSDGRTISVPLAWYPRLLNGSIEERNDWRFISDGQGIHWNQLDEDISIKNLILGQPSGESQRSLQRWLNNRAAG, encoded by the coding sequence ATGACTTCTTTAACGATTGAAATTCTTGAAGTTCCGAAGATTCAAAATGTAACCATCACAGAGGATACTTTAGCGGCTGATTTATCAGATGGGCGTACAATCTCTGTTCCGTTAGCCTGGTATCCCCGCTTGCTGAACGGTTCAATCGAGGAGCGGAATGATTGGCGCTTTATTTCTGATGGACAGGGAATCCATTGGAATCAATTGGATGAGGATATTAGTATTAAAAATCTAATTCTTGGGCAGCCATCTGGAGAAAGTCAGCGATCGCTTCAACGCTGGTTAAATAATCGAGCAGCAGGATAA
- a CDS encoding type II toxin-antitoxin system HicB family antitoxin, producing MLANYFDQAMEIAIYEIIEDDRTYWGEIPGLQGVWAQNKTLEGCRRELREALSDWIALRLRLRLHVPEVAGVSN from the coding sequence ATGCTGGCGAACTATTTTGATCAAGCGATGGAGATCGCCATCTACGAAATTATTGAAGACGATCGAACATACTGGGGAGAAATTCCCGGTTTACAAGGCGTTTGGGCACAAAATAAGACACTAGAAGGCTGTCGTCGAGAACTGCGTGAAGCATTAAGTGACTGGATTGCATTGCGCTTACGATTGAGATTGCACGTTCCAGAGGTAGCAGGTGTCTCAAATTAA
- a CDS encoding IS4 family transposase, producing the protein MLPSFYQTCLQSQLTQTQFVTLEILVELLHKERRITIERLATLFPQPILFESRRRNIQRFLSLPQLTPQAIWFPIVKQWVKRHHPRSKPLHLVIDRTQWQDHNLIMVSLVYNKRAIPLHWMWLNKQGQSSLVEQRRVLRPVFHLLKKHRFILLGDREFHSIELAAWCVEKRVKFVFRLPKSTTVKPDDSSRFTRLDDLPQTPGITEQYLQIQVTQNRGFGKHNLVLRQKRAYRQSSSDAWYLLTNLVDAEQTLNAYATRFSIEPLFKDYKSGGYHLEDCHADFGRFTALLVLIAIAYSISTLQGRRIRKKQVQRYVARVTEPKRTTKRHSAFWIGLYGKLWIEPLNLWSTLAGQLMALKPQKRLFFQRGLNAISLIQSAL; encoded by the coding sequence ATGTTGCCCTCATTCTATCAAACCTGTTTACAATCGCAATTAACCCAGACGCAATTTGTGACGCTAGAAATCTTGGTCGAACTGTTGCACAAAGAGCGCAGAATTACGATTGAACGCTTAGCCACTCTATTTCCGCAACCGATTCTATTTGAGAGCAGACGACGAAACATTCAACGATTCTTGAGCTTGCCGCAACTGACTCCGCAAGCGATCTGGTTTCCGATTGTCAAGCAGTGGGTCAAGCGACATCATCCCCGGAGCAAACCACTTCATCTGGTGATTGACCGTACCCAATGGCAAGACCATAACTTGATCATGGTGAGTCTTGTGTACAATAAGCGAGCGATTCCATTGCACTGGATGTGGCTGAACAAGCAAGGACAGAGTTCACTTGTTGAACAACGAAGAGTGTTACGCCCTGTGTTTCATCTGTTGAAAAAGCATCGCTTCATTCTGCTCGGAGACCGTGAGTTTCACAGCATTGAACTGGCGGCTTGGTGTGTAGAAAAGCGAGTCAAATTCGTGTTCCGTTTACCGAAGAGTACGACCGTCAAACCAGACGACAGCAGCAGGTTTACGCGCCTTGATGACTTGCCGCAAACGCCCGGAATCACCGAGCAATATCTGCAAATTCAAGTGACGCAAAATCGCGGGTTCGGCAAGCACAATTTAGTCTTGCGCCAAAAGCGTGCCTACCGTCAATCGAGTTCGGATGCTTGGTATCTTCTGACTAATCTCGTCGATGCCGAACAAACGCTCAACGCTTATGCCACTCGCTTCTCGATTGAACCCCTGTTCAAAGACTACAAATCCGGCGGCTATCACCTCGAAGATTGTCATGCCGATTTCGGGCGTTTTACTGCCCTGCTGGTCCTGATTGCCATTGCCTACTCGATCTCGACCCTACAAGGGCGGCGCATTCGCAAAAAACAAGTGCAGCGTTACGTCGCTCGTGTGACTGAGCCAAAGCGGACAACAAAGCGTCACAGTGCTTTCTGGATTGGCTTGTATGGCAAGTTATGGATTGAACCCTTGAATTTGTGGTCAACCTTGGCAGGTCAACTGATGGCACTCAAGCCGCAAAAACGCCTTTTCTTTCAGCGAGGTCTCAACGCCATTTCCCTGATTCAGTCTGCTCTCTAG
- the tuf gene encoding elongation factor Tu, which produces MARAKFERNKPHVNIGTIGHVDHGKTTLTAAITMTLSALGQAAARKYEDIDAAPEEKARGITINTAHVEYETESRHYAHVDCPGHADYVKNMITGAAQMDGAILVVSAADGPMPQTREHILLARQVGVPRLVVFLNKKDMVDDEELLELVELEVRELLDSYEFPGDEIPITAGSALRAVEKMTASPKTKKGEDEWVDCIYALMDSVDEYIPTPERDVDKPFLMAVEDVFSITGRGTVATGRIERGEVKVQDEVELVGIRDTRKSTVTGIEMFKKSLDKGMAGDNAGILLRGIQKADIERGMVLAKPGSIKPHTQFESEVYILKKEEGGRHTPFFPGYRPQFYVRTTDVTGTISNFTTDEGGEAEMVMPGDRIKMTVELINPIAIEQGMRFAIREGGRTVGAGVVSKILK; this is translated from the coding sequence ATGGCACGCGCAAAGTTTGAACGGAATAAACCCCACGTCAACATCGGCACGATCGGTCACGTTGACCACGGCAAGACCACGCTGACGGCTGCAATCACGATGACCCTTTCAGCTCTGGGTCAAGCGGCAGCCCGGAAGTATGAAGACATCGACGCAGCTCCGGAAGAAAAAGCACGGGGTATCACGATCAACACCGCTCACGTGGAGTATGAAACCGAATCCCGTCACTATGCTCACGTGGACTGTCCCGGACATGCTGACTATGTGAAGAACATGATCACGGGTGCAGCTCAGATGGACGGTGCGATCCTCGTCGTTTCGGCGGCTGACGGTCCCATGCCCCAAACTCGTGAGCACATCCTGTTGGCTCGTCAGGTGGGCGTTCCCCGTCTGGTTGTCTTCTTGAACAAGAAAGACATGGTAGACGACGAAGAACTGCTCGAACTGGTTGAACTCGAAGTTCGTGAACTGTTGGATTCCTACGAATTCCCCGGCGACGAAATTCCGATCACTGCTGGTTCTGCACTGAGAGCGGTTGAGAAGATGACCGCAAGCCCCAAAACCAAGAAGGGCGAAGACGAGTGGGTTGACTGCATTTACGCTCTGATGGATTCGGTTGACGAATACATTCCGACTCCTGAGCGTGATGTTGACAAACCGTTCTTGATGGCAGTTGAAGACGTGTTCTCGATCACAGGTCGGGGTACGGTTGCAACAGGTCGGATTGAACGGGGTGAAGTCAAGGTTCAAGACGAAGTTGAACTCGTTGGAATTCGTGACACTCGTAAGAGTACTGTCACCGGAATCGAGATGTTCAAGAAGAGTCTCGATAAAGGGATGGCAGGCGACAACGCGGGTATCTTGCTTCGGGGTATTCAAAAGGCTGATATTGAGCGCGGTATGGTGCTGGCGAAGCCCGGTTCTATCAAACCTCACACTCAATTCGAGTCTGAAGTGTACATCCTGAAGAAGGAAGAAGGCGGTCGTCACACTCCGTTTTTCCCTGGCTATCGTCCTCAGTTCTATGTGCGGACAACCGACGTAACCGGAACCATCAGCAACTTCACGACTGACGAAGGCGGCGAAGCTGAAATGGTGATGCCCGGTGACCGGATCAAGATGACTGTGGAACTGATCAACCCGATCGCTATTGAACAAGGAATGCGCTTTGCAATCCGTGAAGGCGGTCGTACTGTTGGTGCAGGTGTGGTCTCGAAGATCCTCAAGTAA
- a CDS encoding DUF4160 domain-containing protein produces MPTLLNIGPYRFFCYAGDRDEPPHVHVERDKDEAKFWLDPVRLQNNRGFSRTEMNRIQKLVEEHQDQLLEGWNDFFND; encoded by the coding sequence ATGCCTACACTGCTAAATATTGGTCCTTATCGGTTTTTCTGCTATGCAGGCGATCGAGATGAGCCACCTCATGTGCACGTTGAACGGGATAAAGATGAAGCTAAGTTTTGGCTTGATCCAGTCCGCCTTCAAAATAATAGAGGGTTTAGCCGTACAGAGATGAATCGCATTCAGAAACTGGTTGAGGAACATCAAGATCAACTGCTGGAGGGTTGGAATGACTTCTTTAACGATTGA
- a CDS encoding LON peptidase substrate-binding domain-containing protein has protein sequence MTSSIAVRELPLFPLPDLVLFPGRPLPLHIFEFRYRMMMNTILEGDRRFGVLMWDQAKGQPAPVGCCAEIVQFQRLPDDRMKILTLGQQRFRVLEYTREKPYRVGLVEWIEDHPPTQDLRPLAKDVNQLLHDVVRLSEKLSGQDIELPEEIPSLPTELSYWIASNLHNVPDEQQSLLELQDTQARLEREAEILTSTRNHLAARTVLKDTLKDVAE, from the coding sequence ATGACTTCATCGATCGCGGTTCGTGAACTCCCCCTATTTCCTTTGCCTGACCTCGTTTTATTTCCAGGTCGTCCTTTGCCATTGCACATCTTCGAGTTTCGTTATCGAATGATGATGAACACGATTTTAGAAGGCGATCGACGATTTGGCGTGTTGATGTGGGATCAAGCAAAAGGACAGCCTGCACCTGTGGGATGCTGCGCGGAGATTGTGCAGTTTCAGCGATTGCCTGACGATCGGATGAAGATTCTGACGCTGGGACAGCAACGCTTTCGAGTGTTGGAATACACCCGCGAAAAGCCGTATCGCGTGGGTTTGGTGGAATGGATAGAAGACCATCCGCCGACGCAAGATTTAAGACCGCTGGCGAAAGATGTAAATCAGCTTTTACACGATGTCGTGCGGCTCTCGGAAAAGCTGTCGGGTCAAGACATTGAACTGCCTGAAGAAATTCCAAGCTTGCCGACTGAGCTTTCGTACTGGATTGCCAGCAACTTACATAACGTGCCGGATGAGCAGCAATCACTTTTGGAATTGCAGGATACGCAAGCGCGATTAGAGCGAGAAGCTGAGATTTTGACTTCGACTCGAAATCACTTAGCGGCGCGAACTGTTCTGAAAGACACCTTGAAGGATGTTGCAGAATAA
- a CDS encoding clan AA aspartic protease yields the protein MIHGTVIGLQAQMNVILRLPGLELEVECVVDTGFEGFLTLPPAMIRELKLPYVARIDANLADDSSVAAYAYLIRIVWNGVEREVAVLGIGRRPLIGTALLEDCHLGIDFCDSGTALWMKFCSASHCLLGI from the coding sequence GTGATTCATGGAACGGTGATTGGGCTACAAGCTCAGATGAATGTGATTCTTCGACTTCCAGGTTTAGAGCTTGAAGTTGAATGTGTCGTAGATACAGGATTCGAGGGGTTCTTAACTTTGCCGCCTGCGATGATCCGTGAGTTAAAGTTGCCCTACGTTGCTCGAATTGATGCAAATCTTGCGGATGACTCCAGTGTTGCAGCGTACGCTTATCTAATCAGGATTGTTTGGAATGGTGTAGAGCGGGAAGTTGCTGTGTTAGGCATTGGTCGCCGTCCCCTAATTGGAACTGCTCTACTTGAAGATTGTCATCTTGGCATTGATTTTTGCGACAGCGGTACAGCATTGTGGATGAAATTTTGTAGTGCATCTCATTGCTTACTCGGCATTTGA
- the rpsJ gene encoding 30S ribosomal protein S10, whose amino-acid sequence MQQQKIRIRLKAFDRRLLDTSCEKIVDTANRTNATAIGPIPLPTRRRIYCVLRSPHVDKDSREHFETRTHHRLIDIYQPSSKTIDALMKLDLPAGVDIEVKL is encoded by the coding sequence ATTCAACAGCAAAAAATTCGCATTCGCCTCAAAGCTTTCGATCGACGTTTACTCGATACGTCTTGCGAAAAGATCGTCGATACTGCAAATCGCACCAATGCCACCGCGATCGGTCCGATTCCGCTCCCGACTCGCCGCCGGATCTATTGCGTTCTGCGCTCTCCCCACGTTGACAAAGACTCGCGTGAGCATTTTGAAACTCGAACCCATCATCGCTTGATTGATATCTATCAGCCTTCCTCTAAGACGATCGATGCTCTGATGAAGCTTGATCTTCCCGCTGGTGTGGATATCGAAGTCAAATTGTAG
- the fusA gene encoding elongation factor G, translating into MARTVPLERVRNIGIAAHIDAGKTTTTERILFYSGIVHKIGEVHEGTATTDWMEQERERGITITAAAISTQWTRRDADKPNQPAEGELEHKINIIDTPGHVDFTIEVERSMRVLDGVIAVFCSVGGVQPQSETVWKQANRYKVPRMVFVNKMDRTGADFFKVYAQIRDRLQANAVPIQIPIGAEDQFKGIVDLVRMKAYIHKDDLGREIEVTDIPEDLKDKAEEFRTKLVEAVAETDEALLEKYFAGEELTEDEIKAGIRKATIEGIDGEFFVPLLCGSAFKNKGVQQMLDAVLDYLPSPIDIPPIQGMMPDGTTAERPPQDTAPMSALAFKVMTDKFVGRLTFVRVYSGVLSKGSYIYNSTKDKKERVSRLIILKADERIDVDELRAGDLGAIPGLSDTLTGDTLCPEGDNIVLESLFIPEPVISVAVEPKTKSDMEKLSKALKALSEEDPTFRVSIDQETNQTVIAGMGELHLEILVDRMLREFKVEANVGAPQVAYRETIRKAVKAEGRFVRQSGGKGQYGHVVIQLEPGEVGTGFEFVSKIVGGTVPREYVGPAEQGMKEACETGIVAGYPLIDVKATLVDGSYHDVDSSEMAFKIAGSMAIKDGVMKANPVLLEPMMKVEVEVPEDFLGSVMGNLISKRGQIEAQGVERGIAKVTTKVPLAEMFGYATDIRSMTQGRGTFTMEFSHYEEVPKNVAETIIAKNKGNA; encoded by the coding sequence GTGGCTCGTACCGTCCCGCTCGAAAGAGTAAGAAATATCGGGATCGCCGCGCATATTGATGCGGGCAAGACAACAACAACAGAACGGATTCTATTTTACTCCGGCATCGTCCACAAGATTGGCGAAGTGCATGAGGGGACAGCCACAACGGACTGGATGGAACAAGAGCGGGAGCGGGGCATTACGATCACCGCTGCTGCGATCAGTACTCAATGGACTCGTCGCGATGCCGACAAGCCGAACCAGCCCGCTGAAGGCGAACTCGAACACAAGATCAACATTATTGACACTCCAGGGCACGTAGACTTCACGATCGAAGTTGAACGCTCGATGCGAGTGCTCGACGGTGTGATCGCGGTGTTTTGTTCCGTCGGTGGCGTTCAGCCTCAATCCGAAACCGTGTGGAAGCAAGCGAACCGTTACAAGGTTCCTCGCATGGTGTTCGTGAACAAGATGGACAGAACTGGCGCGGACTTCTTTAAGGTCTATGCTCAGATTCGCGATCGACTTCAAGCGAATGCTGTCCCAATTCAAATTCCGATCGGCGCTGAAGATCAGTTCAAAGGCATCGTTGACCTCGTTCGCATGAAGGCTTACATCCACAAGGATGATTTAGGTCGCGAAATCGAAGTCACCGACATCCCCGAAGATCTGAAAGACAAAGCTGAAGAGTTTCGCACCAAATTGGTTGAAGCGGTCGCTGAAACCGATGAAGCTTTGTTAGAGAAGTACTTCGCGGGTGAAGAACTGACCGAAGACGAAATCAAAGCCGGGATTCGGAAAGCAACGATCGAAGGAATTGATGGCGAATTTTTCGTTCCTCTCCTTTGCGGCTCTGCCTTCAAAAATAAAGGCGTTCAGCAAATGCTCGATGCGGTGTTGGATTATTTACCTTCCCCGATCGACATTCCGCCGATTCAAGGCATGATGCCGGATGGAACAACCGCTGAGCGTCCGCCGCAAGACACGGCTCCGATGTCTGCTTTGGCGTTCAAGGTCATGACTGACAAGTTCGTTGGTCGTTTAACTTTCGTGCGAGTTTATTCGGGTGTGCTTTCAAAAGGAAGCTACATCTACAACTCCACCAAAGACAAGAAAGAGCGCGTCTCTCGTCTGATCATCTTGAAAGCGGATGAACGGATCGATGTAGACGAACTCAGAGCAGGCGACTTGGGAGCTATTCCCGGACTGTCTGACACGCTGACCGGCGATACGCTTTGTCCTGAAGGCGACAACATTGTGCTGGAATCGCTGTTTATTCCTGAGCCTGTAATCTCGGTTGCAGTAGAACCGAAGACTAAGAGCGACATGGAAAAACTCTCCAAAGCGCTCAAGGCACTGTCTGAAGAAGATCCGACTTTCCGCGTCAGCATTGATCAAGAAACCAACCAAACTGTGATCGCTGGAATGGGCGAATTGCACTTGGAAATCTTGGTCGATCGAATGCTTCGCGAATTCAAAGTCGAAGCGAACGTCGGTGCGCCTCAAGTGGCTTATCGTGAAACCATTCGCAAAGCCGTCAAAGCGGAAGGTAGATTCGTCCGTCAAAGCGGTGGTAAAGGTCAATACGGTCACGTTGTGATCCAGCTTGAACCGGGCGAAGTGGGCACTGGATTCGAGTTCGTCTCGAAAATTGTCGGGGGTACTGTTCCGAGAGAATATGTCGGACCTGCTGAGCAAGGCATGAAAGAAGCTTGCGAAACGGGGATCGTCGCGGGATATCCATTGATTGACGTGAAAGCCACACTCGTCGATGGTTCGTATCACGATGTAGACTCTTCTGAAATGGCGTTTAAGATTGCTGGATCGATGGCGATCAAGGATGGCGTAATGAAAGCCAACCCGGTACTCTTAGAGCCGATGATGAAGGTTGAGGTCGAAGTGCCAGAAGACTTTCTTGGTAGCGTCATGGGCAACCTGATCTCGAAACGTGGGCAGATTGAAGCTCAAGGTGTCGAGCGCGGAATTGCCAAGGTCACAACCAAGGTTCCACTGGCAGAAATGTTTGGATATGCTACGGATATCCGATCGATGACTCAGGGACGCGGTACTTTTACAATGGAATTCAGCCATTACGAAGAAGTACCCAAGAACGTCGCTGAAACCATCATTGCGAAAAACAAAGGGAACGCTTAA
- a CDS encoding DnaJ domain-containing protein, producing MLDANRCYAILELKPGASRDEIKRSYKELVQVWHPDRFAHNPQLQQKAQEKLKEINAAHDFLMQYRQHSLTQKHYQEVKNLKG from the coding sequence ATGCTAGATGCCAACAGGTGTTACGCAATTCTAGAACTTAAGCCAGGCGCATCCCGTGACGAAATCAAACGAAGTTATAAAGAGTTAGTTCAAGTTTGGCATCCTGACCGATTTGCACATAATCCTCAACTACAACAAAAAGCACAAGAAAAGCTTAAAGAAATAAATGCAGCTCATGATTTTCTGATGCAATACAGGCAACACTCTTTAACTCAGAAACACTACCAAGAAGTGAAGAATCTTAAGGGGTGA